GTCTAGGTAGTAACACTATGGCAGTTAAGAGAGGCGATATCGTCCGCGCAGTTCGAGAAAAGCTAGACAATAGCCTGGAAGCGAAGGCAAGTGATACCCGTTTCCCCCCTTATATTTTTGAGACAAAGGGTGAAGTCGTAGACGCACGAGGCGATTATGTGCTGGTCAAGTTTGGGCATGTGCCTACTCCAAATGTTTGGCTCCGAGCTGACCAACTCGAAAAATTTGAATAGCTATTTGTGATTGTGGCGATCGCTGCTATGGGGTTCCATTATGATTTCACTTAACCCTTCCCCCGTTTACTGTCAGCATGCAAAGGTTGCGATTGTTGGTGCAGGTAACGTTGGCGGAACCTTGGCTCAACGCATTGTCGAACGTAATCTGGCAGATGTTGTGTTACTGGATGTCGTGTCAGGTCGTCCGCAGGGAATTGCACTCGATCTGATGGAGGCTAGCGGCATCGAAGGACATAGCCGTCACATCAGCGGTACGACTAACTATGCGGATACGGCTGGGTCTGACATTGTGGTGATTACCGCAGGCTTGCCTCGCAAACCCGGCATGAGTCGGGATGATCTGTTGAGGACTAACGCCAAAATCATCACAGATGCTGCAAAACAGGCGATCGCTCACTCTCCAGATGCTCTGCTCATCGTTGTCACTAATCCGCTGGATGTCATGACCTATCTGGCATGGCAAGCCAGTGGTCTACCCACAAACCGGGTGATGGGTATGGCAGGTATTCTTGACTCTGCCCGGTTTCAAACCTTTATTGCCCTGGAGTTGGGGATTGCTGCTGCCGATGTCAACGCGATGGTGTTGGGGAGTCATGGTGACTTGATGGTGCCTTTACCCCGCTATTCCACGGTGAGCGGTGTGCCCATTACAGATTTGTTTGATGCTTCAACCATTGATCGCTTAATCGAGCGGACACGCAATGGTGGGGCTGAAATTGTTGAATTGATGCAGACAGGCGGCGCGTACTATGCTCCTGCTTCTTCGACCTGTGTCATGATTGAAACGATTCTGCTCAATCAACCCCGTCTCTTGCCCGTAGCCGCTTACCTGCATGGTCAGTATGGGCTGGAGGATATTTTTATTGGTGTGCCCGCCCGCTTAGGCTGTCGCGGAGTGGAGGGCATTTTAGAACTGAAGCTGACTGAAGCTGAATCTACTGCACTTCATTCTTCTGCTCAGGCAGTGCGGCAGAATATCGAGAAGGCTCTGGCTTTGTTGTAATTATAGGTTTGGTCAGAAAGCTTAAGGCAACGGCAATGGCTCAAACCCTGATCTGGACAGGCTCTCTGACTCGCCTCCGCCTTACCATACCAATTTGAATTGAAACCGCGACAAAACCCTGTACGGGTTTGGCATTGCCAAACCCCTCCTAAACCTTGATTTTCCGTAGTCCGCGTCGGCGAACTTCGCTCTAGTAGCCGCGAATTCATTCGCCGGGCTCTTAAACCGAACTTAACTGCATCTCTCTTCCACGTTTAGCCATTGACCAATGACGAAGGACAAATAATCATCTCATTGATCTGTGGTTGCTGAGTGCATTTCTTGCCAGTCTTGCCCCAATTGGATCGTGACGTCGGATTGCAAATCGCCTGTACTTTCAACGCGAACTTCTCCAGTTCCCAGAACTTGCCGAATCGCTTCAGCCGTCTCGCGATCGCCATCTTGGGCAATAATGCGGGTCACTCTCAACGGTTGGCTCCAGGGGTCATCAACGATGACGTTGCCGAAGCCTGCTTCTCCTAGAGTGTCGATGACGCGATCGATCGTGGGATCATCGCCAGTACTATCTTGAATTGCAACTCGGACATAGTCTGGAATGACCTCTTCATCGACCACAGCACCCGCCTCAAAGTATCGGGCTGCCATCTCTTCAATGCGACTGGAACTGGGTAACCAGTAACTCACCTCATATTCCGTGGGAGAACTAAATTCTCCTGGCAGCATTAACATCTGCACACTGGAACGGTTCATTTCTGAAGCAAAGCTGGTGAGCGCGACCAACTCTTCGACGCTGAGGTTGGTGTCGAGGTTTTCTTGAATGACCGATAAGATTTGGGGTAAGCGGGTAATGGTAGCTGGGCTGAGAGCTTGCTCCATTAACGCCCGCATCATCATCTGTTGGCGTTGAATGCGCCCAATATCCCCGTTGCGATCGTGCCGGAAGCGCAAAAACTGCAATGCCTGACTGCCGTTGAGGTGCTGATCCCCTTGGTTGAGGTTGATGTACAGGTGTTGGCTGTCGTCCTGATAGTACATATCATAGGGAACGTAAATATCCACCCCCCCCAGAGCATCAATTAGCTTTTCAACCCCCTGCACGTTGATGCGAATGTAGCGATCGACAGGTACCCCACCTAATAAATCACTGGTTGAAGAAGCGGCTAGTGCAGGACCACCATAGAGGTTAGCTTCATTCAGCTTGGTGAGCCCAACTCCTTCAACCCAGGTGCGGGTGTCGCGGGGCAACGACAACACAACCAACTGCGAGGTTTCTGGGTCAAACCGCAGCAACAACATTGTGTCAGACAATCCCTCAAACGAGTTCACCAGAGTGTGGTAGCCCAAATCCTGGGTTTCTGGTGGAGGTTCGTTGACATCAGAACTCAATACCTTAACCCCCAACACGAGGATATTGACAGGGCGAGACAATCGCGGCAAGCGAAAATCCATTCCTGTGGAGATGTTTTCCTGATCAAACACCTCAGCTTCTTCGGGGCTTAGCTCTGTTTGCATCAGCGGCGTACTGGCGATCGACACTGCCACCAGTGCCCCTGCGGTTGCGGACACCATCGCCACGCCCAACAATCCCAGCACTAGCCAGAGTCCTCTATTTTTATTGGGTTTAGAGGGTTTTCGTCGCGGATCTTTGGGTTGAGGGGAGGGAGGATAATAAATTCGAGTTGACACAAACTTGCTCACACTAAAGGAAATGCAAAGTCAATTTTGAGGAGATTACAAAGTCGATATTTCAAAGACACTATATCTAGAGCTATGAAACTTGAAGTGACGTCTTGAGCAAATATAGACCCTATATCTGTAAATTTCACTAATTTTCTAAAAAATTCTTTTAATCGACGTAATATTTCTGGTTTTTAATGAACCTTCACTAGCTTTAACCTAAATCCATGACAGTGTCATCGTACTACTGGTTGATAGTACGATTTGGATGGGTGAGTACCCTGAATGGTTCTTTAAGGGATGCGATCGCCGTTAGGGGATGCGATCGCCGTTAGGGGATGCGATCGCCGTTAGGGGATGCGATCGCCCACCTGGCTCAACCCGGGTAGCCAGATAGATTTACGTCGCCACAACCGCACCATCAGCCAAACATTAGTTAAGAAATAACCAGAGGTCAGCAGGCTACTCATGATCAAAAAAGGCAATGCGACCGTATCAGATGCCTGTGCTCCAGTGCCTAATAGCAGATACCCAAACAACCAGCCTGTTGCCAACAATACCGCCAATCGACTGACTGCCCGTTGTTGTTTGTTCCCCTGTCGTCGATAGAGCGACCATAGAGCCGGGAAAAAACCAACCACTGGAATCAGGTAAATAAACGTTTGTAATCGACGCAGGTCTTGTTCACCAAAGGGATCAGCGGGTTTCATAAGCAGGGGAGAAGGAGAAGAAAAAAAGAAGAGGGAAGAGAGAAAAAGAAGGATAAACGATAAAGGCTGAAGGATAAAAGTAAAGAAGAGTAATCGATGGAGAATACCGTTGATCTGTGTGGATAAAGTACATCCAGAGTCTTATGTTCTAATCATTTGCACTTGGAGGTTAGACAGATCGAGGGCTGAAAGCATCTATTTTTTTCTTCATCTTTCTTCTATTTTCTTTTTTCCCTTTTCTTTCTTCTATGCGGCTAACTCCTTCTGAAGAAAGTCTAACGTACGACTCCAGGCATCGGTTGCTGCTTCAGCGTTATACACTTCAGGGCGAGTGTCATTAAAAAAGGCGTGGTCGGTGTTGGGATAGGTGTGAGTGGCGATCGCCCCTCCTGCCTCTTGAATGGAAGCTGCTAACGCCTTAACCGCATCTGCTGGAACGAAACTATCATTCTCAGCAAAGATCCCTAAAACGGGAGCAGTGAGTTTAGAAAAGTCGGGATGGACGTTGGGATGAATGCCATAAAAATCAACGACGGCTCCAACATTGTCGCTGACAGTTGCCGCTAACAATGCCAGTTGACCACCCATGCAAAAGCCAACTACCCCAATCTTGGGAAGGGTCACCGCCTCTTGTCCCAATAAAAATCGGGCTGCAACCTGCAAATCTTGAGCGGTTTGGTCAATGTTGAGTGCCATCAGCAATCGCCCCGCCTCATCGGGAGAGGTGGTTTGAATCCCTTTAAAGAGATCGGGAGCAAGAGCAACAAAGCCTGCTGCTGCAAAGCGATCGGCAACTGATTTGATGTGAGGCACCAGACCCCACCATTCCTGTAGCACAATCACCCCTGGACCTGATCCAGATTCTGGCAACGCCAAGTAGCCAATTCCGTCAATGTCCATTCCCATGCCTGCACACTCCGAGTAAGGTTTTATTACCGACAATACTCTAGCACTCCACCTAATTGAACGTTCATGACCTCTGTAACCAAGCCCACCGCATGGCAAGTCGGACTGATCCTCACGCTGGGGATTGTCTCTGTTTCGACAGCCGCTATCTTTATTCGTTTGGCATTAGCGGCGGCTGATGCTCGTGGGGTTGGGTTTAGTTTAGTCCTGGCAGCCCTGCGACTGACGATGGCGGCGTTGTTGCTGGTTCCAGCATGGCGTAATTTTCGGAGCACATCATTTCAACCCAACGCCATGTATTACTCATTAGCTGCGGGGGGTTGTCTGGCACTGCACTTTGGCACCTGGATTACGTCGCTGTCTTATACGTCGATCGCCGCTTCGACAACACTCGTAACCACTAATCCGATCTGGGTAGCGTTGTTGTCATGGGTGTGGTTTAAGGAAAAGCCAACGGTTCTAACAACCACAGGAATTGGCGTTACCCTGGCAGGGGGGGTGTTAGTTGGGTTGACGGGTTCAGAGACAGCGGATGCGGGTAGTAATCCTCTCTTAGGCAATATTCTGGCTCTGATCGGCTCCTGGGCAGTGAGTTTGTACTTTTTGTTGGGGCGGGAGGCGCAGCGACGGGGGCTTGGCATTGGTAGCCATGCGGTGTTGACCTATAGCACCGCTGCTCTGGTGTTGCTGCCGTTGCCGTTGCTGTTTAATTCGGCTTACACGGGCTATTCGGGGGAGGTGTACCTGTATATCTTTTTGATGGCGTTGTTTCCGCAAGCGATCGGGCATACCAGTTTTAACTGGGCGGTGCGCTGGATTTCACCGACTTTAGTGACGTTGGTGATTTTGGCGGAACCGGTTGGCTCAGGCATTCTGGGCTTTATCGTCTTTCGTGAAAACCCTGGCATTCGGGTGTTGGTTGGGGCGGTGATTATTCTGGCGGGGGTGGCGATCGCCGTCCTGGGTTCTCGTAAATCGGCTGAAACGGAGGCAAACCAAGCCTAGAATGGTAGGCGATGCTGATCAAGGACAACCGCGACCCTTGCGATAACGCCGGAGGCGCACGCTATGAAAAAACTGTTAGTGACGGGTGCCAGTGGGTTCTTAGGGTGGAATGTTTGTCAGGCGGCTCAAGCCAATTGGCAAGTCTATGGCACCTATGCAACCCATCCAGTGACAATTTCTGGTGTGACAACGTTGAAGGTTGACCTGACTGACTACAGGGCTTTGCAGGAGCTATTTCAGTCGCTACAACCCGATGCGGTGATTCACCTAGCGGCGCAATCTAGCCCTAATGTGTGTCAAACCCAACCTGAAGCGGCTTATGCAATTAATGTCACTGCCTCAGCAAATCTAGCGGGCTTGAGTGGCGATCGCGCTATTCCCTGTGTGTTTACTTCCAGCGACCTGGTGTTTGACGGACGAAACGCCCCTTACACAGAAACTGATCCGGTGTGTCCCATCAGTCACTACGGCGAGCAAAAAGTGTTGGCAGAGCAAGAAATGCGATCGCGCCATCCGGGGGTGGCGGTTTGTCGTATGCCGTTGATGTTTGGCTACGCACCGAATGCCGTCAGCTTTCTTCAGCCCTTTCTCCAAACGATGCGATCGGGGAAGCCCTTAAGCCTGTTTGTGGATGAGGTTCGTACTCCTGTTAGCGGTCGGGATGCGGCTCAAGGTTTGTTGCTGGCACTCGAACAGGTACAAGGTTACCTGCATTTGGGAGGATGCGATCGCCTGTCTCGGTATGAGTTTGGTCGTCACATGGTGGAAGTTCTGGAGTTGACGGAGGCGAATATCAGTGCCTGTCGGCAAGCCGATGTGCCCATGCCTGCGCCTCGCCCTGCTGATGTCTCACTTGACAGCTCCAAAGCCTTTGAGTTGGGATACAATCCCGGTTCTATTCGCGAGGAGTTAGCGTTTCTGCGAGACGTGCTTTAATTCGTGGTCAATCTAAAATCCGTTGATTGGGACATATCCCGTTCGAGATACCATAGAGACAGTGAAATGGATTGAGCTATGGTTGAACGTCCTATCAAAAAATCTGAGCGGCAAGCGATCGCCCAATCGAGCGAAGAGGGCGGCGAAGCTCAAGGAACTGAACTGACTGCTAAGCGGGATACCCCGAAACCTGTTCGGGCAAAAGATAAGCCCCCCGGTGGCAAGTCAGACGAGCGGAGATCAGACGATCGAAAATCAAAAGGGAAAGGCAAAGGCGGCAAACGGGGATCACGGGACGACGACCAACCCAAAGCTCCTGCTAATCTGGCAACGATGCGCGGTCCGCGCCCTGTAAAAGCCCAACCTGAACCAGAACCCGTAGTAGACGAAACCCCGACAGATGAATCGTTAGACGAAGCCTTGACTGAAGAAACGACAGACGAGGCAACTGAGGGAGTAGAGAGTGAGGCGTAGGGGCAAAGGAAGGATAAACGATAAAGGCTGAAGGATAAAAGAAGAGGGAGTAGGGGGGCGGCGCGACGTGCGACTTAAAGGTTTAGCTCCCCTATTTTTTGTTGAGCAGTCCAGTCTGCTTCAGCAGACCTCATGCCATTAGCCCGCACTTGAGTTGTGGGTGGGGCTCCTGACTCGCCTCCGTCCCATCAAATGTGGCTACAACTATAGCCTTCGCGATCGCCCTTTTCATGCTTCAGCTTTTATCGTTTATCCTTCTTTATTTCTCCTACGGTTCAACAATGACCGTTGTACCCATTTCGATCTGAGCAAACAACGCCACAACGTCCTCATTTCGCATCCGTACGCACCCATTTGAGGCAGCCCGTCCAATCGACGAAAGGGTCGGTGTGCCGTGAAATCCGATAATGCCATTGGGCATTCGAGTAAAGCCAATCCAACGTACTCCCAGCGCACTATTGGGCCCCGGTGGGGTGACTTCACCCGTCCAGGGATTTTGCCAGCGAGGGTTTTCGATCATCTGAAATACTTGAAAGCGACCCGTTGGAGTGGGTGTATCCGATCGCCCAATCGCCACGGGGTAACTGGCTAAGACGCGATCGCCCTGATATAGATAGACTCGGCGTTGCCCCAGCTTCAACACAATGTGGGGTTCTGGCTCCTCAATCGTCGGCAGATAGTTGGATGGCGCAGCCAGCGGCGGCAAATCGGGAATACGAACATCAACGTAGGAAAATGAGAACGACGGATGAAGCGGCGTGAGTGGTAGAGGAGTGTTGGCGATCGCAGGAGTGGAGCCGAAAATGACCTGGGTTGCTCCGATAGAAAGGGCGATCGCAACCTGACGAGAGAATAAAGGGAAAGGTTTAGACCATTCAAACCGTTGCATACAAGGGTTAACCGTTGACATCCACTCTAAGCCGACGAATCTGATGAGTTGTTGAGCCGAGGTAAGAAGCCCAACGTCTGTATAGGTTACGCTATGCTAACCTATCCTCAGGCTGATTTTACCCGCTAAACTTTCATCTGGTGGTGTTCCAAACCTGTTGATAACCTCTGTAAGACCCCCTGTAGTCCCCCTTACCAAGGGGGACGGCGACAGCCGGGGGTTAGTAGCAACAGATCTGAAACACTACCCTTTCATCTTGGGCTTTCAGGGCGTTTGCCTGCGTTTCGCACGTTGATAATCTTGCCCAACAAATCAAACCAGAAAGACGCTCCCATAGAGATGGCTAGACCGCTAACTATCCATCCCGGCAACCCTTTCAGAAATTTCAGCACTGACGAGCCATTCTCAGGAAACTGTTGACTTCTATTGTCCTCACTCCAACCAATGGGCAGTGGCAGCGATTGGCTGACGCCAGTCCGAAGGCACTCCAATGCGGCATTGTTGTCGCCTCCTGTGGACTGAGATGGACAAGCCGCAACCACAAAATCTGCATTGTTAGCCAACGCATCTCGCAATGCTGCATCAGTTGAGAGGCGATCGACGATATGAAACGTGTCTGCATTGATGACCAACGCCAATAGAAAACCGATTAAAAAGGCTACTCCCTTGGCATTGCGTTTATAAACTCCTGAGGCACGCTCCATAGAGCGGTCAAACCAGGTTTGTACCTCTACTTGAAATTGGCTTAACTCAGTTTCAACCACCTCAACTTTGGCTTGAGCCCGTTGTAGATTCAATTGGGCGCGTCGGGCAAGAGCAGCTAAGCTCTGACGCACGGAAGGAGATAGTTTATTAGAAACCTTGTTGATCTCTTGCTTGACAGAGTCATAAGCTCCATACAGGCGATCGGCAGGCTCAGCGGCTTCAATCTCCTGACGCAACGTAAGATAGGTCTGGTGTTTGGCTTTAGCCTCATCTACAACGTCATCGACTAACAGGTCGAGTGTTTGCACCAAACTGGGTTGCAATCGTGCCATAAACTCGTTGATATGGTCATCCGTGCCATCTTTAAATAAAGTTTTTCTGATGGCAGCTAGTTGATCGACGAGTTGTTGCACAACCGATTCATCTTGAGTGAGCAGTTGTACCTGATTAATGAATGAGGTATTTACTGTTAGATCTAATTCATCCTCGATTTGATTGACAGCGGCAAATAAAGTGATTGTCTCATCTCTGTAGGCTTGACAGATTTCAATCAGCCTTGCTTCTAAAGTGGTGAAACCTGCGGTTAACGTTTCACGAATGGCATCATTGAGCTGCAAATTTGGATCGTCTAGATAGCTTCTAACCTTAGTACTAATTTCGATATCGACTAATTTTTGTAGGTTGAGAGCTACTAATTTTTGGTTGAGTTGAGGGATGTTTAATCGCTCTAATAACGTGCTTGCAAAGGTTTCAGCGGGGATATAAGATGGCTCGTTGCCCACCAGGGTTCTATTTTTTCGTAGCCCAAATAGGGTAACAATCATCCGCGCTATTTTTCGGAGCGTTGCTTCTATTCCTTCAAACGATCCCTGGCTGATATTTTTAACTAAAGGATTGTTGTAAATATCATCAACAATTTCTCTTGCTTTCCTGCGGTTTTCTGTATCTCTTGCTTGATTGTCTAAATCGTCTCCACCTGCCAATAAAATCTCAATCGACTTCTTCAGATGAGCTGCTCTCCATTGCAGGATTGTGGTCAGCAATTCCTGAATTTCTGAGGCTAGAAGGCTAATAATTAGATAAATAAAGACTAGACCGATCGCCACATCGAGAATAAAAGGCAAATTCACTGGAATAACTCCAAATTTCTACTTTATCCATTCAATAGCATGTATAGCCGCGGTTTTAACCGCCAAAATCCTTGTCCTGAATTCACGTAAATAACCATTAACGAAATCAGGTTTCTTAGCCTATTGAGACAATGTAAAGATTGTAGTTTTGCTGATGGTGATGACTGGAACTCAAGATAGCAGTCCTCAATCATCTGTACAGATATTGGCAAACAAGTATTTACAAACAAGTATTTACAAACAAGTATTGGCAAACAGGGGGTTTACGCTTCTCGCCTCTCACAACTCACTTGGGTGGCTGTAGACCCAACACAGTTAGAATCAACCCAATTAAAATAGTGTTATCTTTAATACCATAAGTTTCTGATCTAATACTTAGTCAGAGTAAATCAAAATTTAAGAATAGATTCACTGGGTATAAATTCACATTGAAACTTGGTTACATTGTTGAAAGTCGTCATAAGTATAAAATGGGTTGATTAAATTTAGGGATATTGAGAACGCTTCATCATTTCCCAACTTTGCGCTGTCAAATTATTTTGTGTTGTCAAATATTACTGGCTGACTCAAAGTTATCAGAATAAACTCAATAGCCTGTCTTTTGGTTTGATCGATCGTCAGGGTGAGTATAGCCGTAGCCACCCCTGGAACGGAGGCGAGTCAGGAAGCTTTCCCAGCATTAGGGTTTGAGCCATTGACTTTGCCTTAAGCCTTTTGACCGACGCCATATATTCATTTTTTGGTATGAAATTGAGTAGAAAGAATCATTTCTGTTGAATTTCCCCTCCTGTAGAGCTTGATTGTGTGAGCGCAGACCCGTAGAGAACCCCAAAGAATCCTATGTACGACTTATTCAACTTATTCTTCTCAGAGGCGTTTATTCCTCATGGGCATTGTTATCTTTGGAAACCAAGTCTGGTCTGGCTCCACCTCCTCTCAGACTCCTTCATCGGTTTAGCGTATTACTCCATTCCGCTAACCCTGTCTTATTTTGTGCGGAGACGACAAGATCTCCCCTTTAACTGGATATTTTTGCTCTTTGCGGCATTCATTGTCGCCTGTGGAACGACTCACCTGATGGAAGTCTGGACGCTGTGGCATCCGGTCTATTGGTTTTCTGGAGCCATTAAGGTGTTTACCGCGATCGTTTCTGTGTTCACAGCAGTTCAACTCATTCCACTTGTACCAAAAGCCCTAGCCCTCCCCAGTCCGGCTCAATTAGAACAGGCAAACCGCGAACTTAAGCTCTATCAGAACCAATTGGAAGATTTGGTGGCAGCCCGAACGGCTGAACTGGTGGCTGCAAACCAGCAGTTGCAGCAAGAAATTAGCGATCGCAAACAGGCTGAGTTAGAAAGAGAACGTCTCTTAGCTCAACTGCAAGAAGCTAACGCACTGCTCGACACCTTGTTTAATAACGCGCCGATTGGCATTGGGTTGTGGGATGAGCGATCGCGGTATGTGCGCCTCAACCAGGCGTTGGCTGATATCAATGGCTTGCCCCAAGATGTTCATATTGGTAAGACCGTAGCTGAGTTATTACCCACAGTGAGTGCAAATGTGACAGAGGCGTTTCGTCATGTCCTGACAACAGGGGAATCATTGTTAAACCAGGAGGCAATGGGTGAAACGCCAGCGATGCCTGGTAAACAACGGTTCTGGCTGGTCAGCTATTACCCCATTCGGTTACCGAGAAATATCACCTGGGTTGGTGCAGTGTGCGAGGAAATTACAGAACGAAAACGAGCCGAGGCTGAACGGGAAGATCTCCTGGTTCGAGAACGGGCAGCACGAGAAGAGGCAGAAGCCGCAAACCGTACGAAAGACGAATTTTTAGCGGTGTTATCGCATGAGTTGCGATCGCCCCTCAACCCCATCTTGGGCTGGGCGCAGTTGCTTCGCACCCGCAAATTTGACGAAGTCGGGACCGCTCGTGCCTTAGAAACGATTGAACGCAACGCCCGGTTGCAAACTCAGCTGATTGAAGATTTGTTGGATGTCTCCCGGATCTTACGGGGAAAAATGGTACTTAACGTCGAACCTGTCAGTTTAGTGTTGCCTATTGAAGCGGCATTAGAAACGGTGCAACTGGCGGCAGAAGCGAAAAATATTCAGATTGACACGCACCTCGATCACCAGATCAAACCGATCGCAGGAGACTCTAACCGACTCCAGCAAATTGTTTGGAATCTTCTGTCAAACGCGATTAAGTTCACGCCAGAGGGTGGACGAGTGGAGGTGAAGTTGGAGAGTGTTGAGAGCCTAGACATAACTCAGTCAGACGGCTCAACTCAAAACTCAACCTCCAAACTTCAACCCTTGTACAACTATGCTCAGATTCAAGTGAGTGATACGGGTCAGGGCATTAATCCAGCCTTTTTGCCGCGTGTGTTTGATTACTTTCGCCAAGCTGATGGCAGCACCACTCGTAAATTCGGCGGGTTGGGGTTGGGGTTGGCGATCGTTCGTCATCTGGTTGAACTCCACGGAGGCACAGTTCATGCTGCCAGTCCTGGTGAAGGCATGGGAGCAACGTTCACCGTTAAGTTGCCGCTGATGACAAACGTGCCCCAATCAACGCTAAATTCAGAGCCGATCTCCAGTACCATCGATTTAAGTGATGTTCAAGTGCTTGTGGTGGATGATGAAGCCGATATGCGCGACCTGATGACGACTGTTTTACAGGAATATGGAGCCAAAACCCAGGTGGCTACCTCTGCGACTGAGGCGATCGCCCTGATTACCCAATCCAAACCCGACATTTTACTGAGCGATATTGGGATGCCCGGAGAAGATGGCTACATGTTAGTGCGTAAACTGCGACAAATGTCCCCGGAGCAGGGAGGCACCATTCCGGCGATCGCCCTGACTGCCTATGCCGGAGAGATTAATCGTCAGAAAGCACTCCTGGCAGGATTTCAACTCCACGTTCCCAAGCCAATTGAACCGACAGAGTTGGTGAAGGCGATCGCAAGTCTGGTGGGCTCCCAGCCATAATGGGACTGGCGCGAATCGGAGTTTAGCTAGAGACAACGCCTAATCAAGCGATTGCTTGACTGTCCCTGACGATTTGACTGGAGACGAGAGGATGATCTCATCGGTTGCAATCCGACCCGATACTGAAGCTGATCAACTCAAACGAGCCTTTGCCGAGACGATGGTGGCAGCCTCCGGGCAACTCTTCCAAGCGGTGACCCAAGCTGCCCTTCAAGAGATCAGTGCGATCGCCCCTCATGTGGCTGAAGCGGCAGAGCATTTGCAACCCTGGCTCTCCGATGACACTTGCCTGTATCCCTTCTGGGCATTGGGTGCGTTTTACACCCATCAGGCGACCTATAACCAGGCACTCGTCTGGTATGAACAGGCGATTGCCACTGCTGAAGCTCGCCTGGGAGTAGATCATCCCCTGGTTGCCCAAAGCCTGATGCAGTTCGGCACTGCCCTCCACACTCAGCGTGGCGATCTTGCCCAAGCAGAGGCTCTCTATCGGCGATCGCTTCAGATTCTCGAACAGCAGTTTGGTTCTGATTCAGTGGAAGTGGTGCCAGCCCTGGTTGGATTAGCAACACTCTGTCAGCAGCCAGGCCGCTATGCAGAAGGGGACGCCCTCTACCAGCGATCGCTCCAGATCCTCGAACAGCAGCCAGAGCCAAATCCTCTTGCCATTGCCACGACTCTCGATCATTGGGCAGAGTTGTGTCGTGCTTGGGGGCATTACGGTCAGGCGGAGTCACTTTATCAGCGATCGCTGCAAATTCTCGAACAGCAACCAGATCCCAATCCCACTGCCGTTTCCATATTCCTCAACAATCAGGCACGGCTCTACACGAACCGCAAGCAATACTCCAAGGCAGAAGCGTTGTATCAGCGATCGCTACACCTGTTGGAGCAGGAATTGGGGACAGATCACCCCGGTTTGGGGGCAACGCTCAAAAACCTGGCAAACCTCTACGCCTATCAGCGACGTTTTGCTGAGTCTGTGCAAGTGCACCAACGATTGATCCACATTGTCGAACAGCAGCTTGTTCCCAATCATCCCATGCTGACGACTGCCCTCAACGATCTGGCAGTGTTGTATTGTGACCAACTGCGCTATGACGAGGCAGCACCCCTGTTTGAGCGATC
This DNA window, taken from Oscillatoria sp. FACHB-1407, encodes the following:
- a CDS encoding NAD(P)H-quinone oxidoreductase subunit O, with the translated sequence MAVKRGDIVRAVREKLDNSLEAKASDTRFPPYIFETKGEVVDARGDYVLVKFGHVPTPNVWLRADQLEKFE
- the mdh gene encoding malate dehydrogenase translates to MISLNPSPVYCQHAKVAIVGAGNVGGTLAQRIVERNLADVVLLDVVSGRPQGIALDLMEASGIEGHSRHISGTTNYADTAGSDIVVITAGLPRKPGMSRDDLLRTNAKIITDAAKQAIAHSPDALLIVVTNPLDVMTYLAWQASGLPTNRVMGMAGILDSARFQTFIALELGIAAADVNAMVLGSHGDLMVPLPRYSTVSGVPITDLFDASTIDRLIERTRNGGAEIVELMQTGGAYYAPASSTCVMIETILLNQPRLLPVAAYLHGQYGLEDIFIGVPARLGCRGVEGILELKLTEAESTALHSSAQAVRQNIEKALALL
- a CDS encoding LCP family protein, which translates into the protein MSTRIYYPPSPQPKDPRRKPSKPNKNRGLWLVLGLLGVAMVSATAGALVAVSIASTPLMQTELSPEEAEVFDQENISTGMDFRLPRLSRPVNILVLGVKVLSSDVNEPPPETQDLGYHTLVNSFEGLSDTMLLLRFDPETSQLVVLSLPRDTRTWVEGVGLTKLNEANLYGGPALAASSTSDLLGGVPVDRYIRINVQGVEKLIDALGGVDIYVPYDMYYQDDSQHLYINLNQGDQHLNGSQALQFLRFRHDRNGDIGRIQRQQMMMRALMEQALSPATITRLPQILSVIQENLDTNLSVEELVALTSFASEMNRSSVQMLMLPGEFSSPTEYEVSYWLPSSSRIEEMAARYFEAGAVVDEEVIPDYVRVAIQDSTGDDPTIDRVIDTLGEAGFGNVIVDDPWSQPLRVTRIIAQDGDRETAEAIRQVLGTGEVRVESTGDLQSDVTIQLGQDWQEMHSATTDQ
- a CDS encoding dienelactone hydrolase family protein; the encoded protein is MDIDGIGYLALPESGSGPGVIVLQEWWGLVPHIKSVADRFAAAGFVALAPDLFKGIQTTSPDEAGRLLMALNIDQTAQDLQVAARFLLGQEAVTLPKIGVVGFCMGGQLALLAATVSDNVGAVVDFYGIHPNVHPDFSKLTAPVLGIFAENDSFVPADAVKALAASIQEAGGAIATHTYPNTDHAFFNDTRPEVYNAEAATDAWSRTLDFLQKELAA
- a CDS encoding DMT family transporter, yielding MTSVTKPTAWQVGLILTLGIVSVSTAAIFIRLALAAADARGVGFSLVLAALRLTMAALLLVPAWRNFRSTSFQPNAMYYSLAAGGCLALHFGTWITSLSYTSIAASTTLVTTNPIWVALLSWVWFKEKPTVLTTTGIGVTLAGGVLVGLTGSETADAGSNPLLGNILALIGSWAVSLYFLLGREAQRRGLGIGSHAVLTYSTAALVLLPLPLLFNSAYTGYSGEVYLYIFLMALFPQAIGHTSFNWAVRWISPTLVTLVILAEPVGSGILGFIVFRENPGIRVLVGAVIILAGVAIAVLGSRKSAETEANQA
- a CDS encoding SDR family oxidoreductase, translating into MKKLLVTGASGFLGWNVCQAAQANWQVYGTYATHPVTISGVTTLKVDLTDYRALQELFQSLQPDAVIHLAAQSSPNVCQTQPEAAYAINVTASANLAGLSGDRAIPCVFTSSDLVFDGRNAPYTETDPVCPISHYGEQKVLAEQEMRSRHPGVAVCRMPLMFGYAPNAVSFLQPFLQTMRSGKPLSLFVDEVRTPVSGRDAAQGLLLALEQVQGYLHLGGCDRLSRYEFGRHMVEVLELTEANISACRQADVPMPAPRPADVSLDSSKAFELGYNPGSIREELAFLRDVL
- a CDS encoding L,D-transpeptidase, producing the protein MSTVNPCMQRFEWSKPFPLFSRQVAIALSIGATQVIFGSTPAIANTPLPLTPLHPSFSFSYVDVRIPDLPPLAAPSNYLPTIEEPEPHIVLKLGQRRVYLYQGDRVLASYPVAIGRSDTPTPTGRFQVFQMIENPRWQNPWTGEVTPPGPNSALGVRWIGFTRMPNGIIGFHGTPTLSSIGRAASNGCVRMRNEDVVALFAQIEMGTTVIVEP